The following coding sequences lie in one Arachis ipaensis cultivar K30076 chromosome B03, Araip1.1, whole genome shotgun sequence genomic window:
- the LOC107632179 gene encoding uncharacterized protein LOC107632179: MDQARSEDSAEVLDNVVGEGVATDAGDGSELVERDDVVGENGTSDLGLNTELEEEEETRVVKDQETADLQKISDTLCGVEQGTSYSSRNLVSGEVVLETCVVIDPPAQIEHVHGKSKSKANESGLSKLAMKAPKAVSETDKNSCAIDINKEFSENLEGEMICRICHLASGQPIEAMMVGTANNETSTDLIQLGCACKDELGIAHSHCAEAWFKLKGSRLCEICGETAKNVSESQVINHSFMEEWNESRFIDGGNSTSTGFFGRCWRGQPFCNFLMACLVIAFVLPWFFRVNMF, translated from the exons ATGGATCAGGCAAGAAGCGAAGACAGTGCTGAGGTGTTGGATAATGTAGTTGGAGAAGGAGTTGCAACTGATGCAGGAGATGGTAGTGAATTGGTTGAGAGAGATGATGTAGTTGGAGAAAATGGAACTTCAGATCTGGGTTTGAATACGGAgctagaggaggaggaggagactcGAGTGGTTAAGGATCAGGAAACAGCTGACTTGCAAAAAATCAGTGATACATTGTGTGGGGTTGAGCAAGGAACTAGTTATAGCTCAAGAAATTTGGTCAGTGGGGAGGTTGTACTTGAGACCTGTGTTGTAATAGATCCTCCTGCTCAGATCGAGCATGTCCATGGAAAATCGAAATCAAAAGCCAATGAATCAGGGTTGAGCAAGCTAGCCATGAAAGCACCAAAGGCAGTGTCTGAGACAGATAAAAATTCATGTGCAATTGATATAAACAAAGAGTTTAGTGAGAACTTGGAAGGTGAAATGATTTGTAGAATTTGTCATCTGGCATCAGGGCAACCAATAGAAGCAATGATGGTTGGGACTGCAAACAATGAAACTAGTACAGATTTGATTCAACTTGGTTGTGCATGTAAGGATGAGCTAGGCATTGCACACAGTCATTGTGCTGAGGCATGGTTCAAGCTTAAAGGAAGCAG GTTGTGTGAAATATGTGGAGAGACTGCAAAAAATGTTTCAGAATCACAGGTTATCAATCATTCATTTATGGAAGAGTGGAACGAAAGTAGGTTCATCGACGGTGGTAATAGTACCTCAACCGGCTTCTTTGGAAGATGCTGGCGTGGACAGCCATTCTGTAACTTTTTGATGGCATGCTTGGTAATAGCTTTCGTTCTACCATGGTTCTTCCGTGTAAATATGTtctag
- the LOC107632182 gene encoding shaggy-related protein kinase eta — MAHLKELPASVVNGNDSLPGNIISTTIGGKDGEPKQTISYMAERVVGTGSFGIVFQAKCLENGEAVAIKKVLQDKRYKCRELELMRIMDHPNIICLKHHFFSTTSTGELFLNLVMEYVPESMYRVLKFYSTANQRMPLIYVKLYMYQIFRGLAYIHTVPGVCHRDLKPQNILVDPVTHQVKICDFGSAKVLVKGETNISYICSRFYRAPELIFSATEYTTSIDIWSAGCVLAELLLGQPLFPGENAVDQVAEIFKVLGTPTREEVRCMNPNYNNFRFPQIKAHPWHKIFHKKMPPEAIDLTSRLLQYSPSLRCTALEACAHPFFDELREPHARLPNGRPFPPLFNFKQELSTAPPELVNKLIPGHMKRQLALQLPHSAGT, encoded by the exons atGGCTCACCTTAAG GAACTGCCCGCTTCTGTTGTTAATGGGAATGATTCCCTCCCTGGTAATATAATATCCACTACAATTGGTGGAAAAGATGGGGAGCCCAAACAG ACTATAAGTTACATGGCAGAACGTGTCGTGGGTACTGGGTCATTTGGAATCGTTTTCCAG GCAAAATGCTTGGAAAATGGGGAGGCAGTAGCCATCAAGAAAGTTTTACAGGACAAAAGATATAAGTGTCGTGAACTAGAGTTAATGCGCATAATGGATCATCCAAATATCATCTGTCTGAAGCATCATTTCTTTTCCACTACAAGTACTGGTGAGCTGTTCCTTAATTTGGTGATGGAATATGTTCCCGAGTCTATGTATCGAGTCTTGAAGTTCTATAGCACTGCTAACCAAAGAATGCCTCTTATCTATGTTAAACTTTATATGTACCAG ATTTTCAGGGGGCTGGCTTATATCCACACTGTCCCTGGAGTATGCCACAGAGATTTGAAGCCACAAAATATACTG GTTGACCCTGTTACACACCAGGTTAAGATATGTGATTTTGGAAGTGCAAAAGTGCTG GTCAAAGGAGAAACTAATATATCATATATATGTTCCCGGTTCTATCGCGCACCAGAACTCATATTTAGTGCTACTGAGTATACTACTTCAATTGATATTTGGTCAGCTGGTTGTGTCCTTGCTGAACTGCTTTTGGGCCAG CCATTGTTTCCGGGTGAAAATGCAGTGGATCAGGTTGCAGAGATTTTCAAG GTCCTTGGCACACCCACTCGAGAGGAAGTCCGCTGCATGAATCCAAACTACAACAACTTCAGGTTTCCACAGATAAAAGCACACCCATGGCACAAG ATATTCCACAAAAAGATGCCTCCCGAAGCAATTGATCTCACTTCCCGGCTTCTGCAGTATTCCCCTAGTCTCCGATGTACTGCA CTAGAAGCTTGTGCACACCCATTCTTTGATGAACTTCGTGAACCCCATGCTCGCTTGCCAAATGGTCGTCCATTTCCACCACTATTCAACTTTAAACAAGAG CTATCCACAGCACCTCCAGAGCTTGTTAACAAGTTGATCCCTGGCCACATGAAGCGGCAACTAGCGCTGCAACTTCCCCATTCTGCAGGAACATGA
- the LOC107632178 gene encoding receptor-like protein 51, with the protein MEPSQPIPLLLLILLFFPSIIISSSSPPLPQTPSPSPKTSPSSSKPSPSPKPSPFSKPSSPSPTSSPLPSPKASTSPSSPSSSSSSSSPLDPKQLRALESLNIPTSKNPCSPTPLHNTTTCDNSKPFRHIISLRLSNCSSYVSLSSTALKSLSPTLQTLHLLNCPHRISGVSLSHLSNLTDLSLSNVQIKASGPYVILAHMNKLKTLTISNANLTGFLPKHVHSNLTHIDLSGNQLKGSIPPSITMLDSLETLNLSSNGFKGEIPSSIGDLISLKNLSLASNSFSGSIPDSISAIPELIHMDLSSNKLNGTIPKFISEMKSLKYLNLANNNFRGVVPFNSSFMKRLQVIKVGGNSELCYNHTLFSSKLKLGIAPCDKYGMPMSPPPSKDSSSSEDDSSDDDYDDDDDTSHKKEHHHGPNKVVLGVAIALSSIVFLIVFLILCSKCCR; encoded by the coding sequence ATGGAACCATCACAACCAATTCCATTACTTCTTCTCATTCTCCTGTTTTTCCCCTCCATTATCATCTCATCATCCTCTCCACCACTCCCTCAAACACCCTCACCTTCCCCTAAAACTTCACCCTCTTCTTCTAAGCCATCACCTTCCCCCAAACCTTCACCCTTCTCTAAACCATCCTCACCCTCACCCACATCTTCACCATTACCCTCACCAAAGGCATCTACTTCACCTTCATCTccctcatcctcatcctcatcctcatcaccCCTTGATCCAAAGCAACTGAGGGCACTCGAGTCCCTCAACATCCCAACCTCAAAGAACCCATGTTCCCCAACACCACTTCACAACACAACCACCTGCGACAACTCGAAACCCTTCCGACACATCATCTCCCTCCGCCTCTCAAACTGCTCAAGCTACGTTTCACTCTCATCCACAGCACTCAAATCCCTCTCACCAACACTCCAAACCCTTCACCTCCTCAATTGCCCCCACAGAATCTCCGGCGTCTCCCTCTCCCACCTCTCAAACCTCACCGATCTCTCTCTCTCCAATGTCCAAATCAAGGCCTCAGGTCCCTACGTCATTCTTGCCCACATGAACAAGCTCAAAACTTTAACCATTTCCAATGCTAATCTCACTGGTTTTCTTCCAAAGCACGTCCATTCCAACCTTACCCACATCGATTTGTCCGGTAACCAGCTCAAGGGTAGCATTCCGCCTTCCATTACCATGCTTGATAGCCTTGAAACTTTGAATCTTTCTTCCAATGGGTTCAAGGGTGAGATACCCTCTTCCATTGGTGACTTGATTTCATTGAAAAATCTCTCTTTGGCCTCAAATTCATTCTCTGGGTCAATCCCAGATTCTATATCAGCTATACCAGAGTTGATTCACATGGATCTGAGTTCAAACAAGCTCAACGGTACAATTCCAAAGTTCATATCTGAGATGAAGAGCCTCAAGTACTTGAATCTTGCAAACAACAACTTTCGTGGGGTTGTACCTTTCAACTCCAGTTTCATGAAGAGGTTGCAAGTGATTAAGGTTGGTGGGAACAGCGAATTGTGTTACAATCACACACTTTTCTCTTCAAAATTGAAGCTTGGGATTGCTCCCTGTGATAAGTATGGGATGCCAATGTCTCCTCCACCATCAAaggattcttcttcttctgagGATGATAGCagtgatgatgattatgatgacgatgatgatacCAGTCACAAGAAAGAGCACCATCATGGTCCTAACAAGGTGGTTCTTGGTGTCGCCATTGCTCTTTCTTCCATTGTTTTCCTCATTGTTTTCCTGATCTTGTGCTCAAAGTGCTGTCGGTGA